The following coding sequences lie in one Zingiber officinale cultivar Zhangliang chromosome 2B, Zo_v1.1, whole genome shotgun sequence genomic window:
- the LOC122047322 gene encoding transcription initiation factor TFIID subunit 15-like isoform X2: MANYSGRASSNGSVYVCKLPPGTDEAMLAEFFGTIGLLKKDKRTGRPKIWLYRDKATNEPKGDATITYEDPHAAMAAVEWFNNKDFHGSLIEVHIAESKSKEPIDNSYAQQPELGANASMEAEEQEDMNDSAGRGRGRGDALGKSWQQDGDWMCPNTSCSNVNFAFRGVCNRCGTARPSGAGGTGGGAGRGRGRGGGVDAGGRARPVGGPTGLFGPNDWPCPMCGNINWAKRTKCNICNTNKPGHNEGGVRGGRAGGYKELDEEEIEETKRRRREAEEDDGEMYDEFGNLKKKFRAKTQQAEAGQPAPGSGRAGWEVEEIDRHGAERTKDRHRERESNRNREREGSERERRRSRSREREREREKDRGRVSDRDYSYERGRGYGRERHRD; the protein is encoded by the exons ATGGCAAATTACTCAGGAAGAGCGTCTTCTAATGGCTCAGTCTATGTATGCAAATTGCCACCTGGAACTGATGAGGCTATGCTGGCTGAGTTTTTTGGCACTATAGGGTTGCTAAAG AAGGATAAAAGGACTGGTAGGCCAAAAATTTGGTTGTACCGGGACAAAGCTACCAATGAGCCTAAAGGTGATGCAACAATTACATATGAGGACCCACATGCAGCTATGGCTGCTGTTGAATGGTTCAACAACAAGGACTTTCATGGATCCCTTATTGAGGTACACATTGCCGAATCGAAATCCAAGGAGCCAATTGATAATTCCTATGCTCAACAACCTGAACTTGGAGCAAATGCGAGCATGGAAGCTGAGGAGCAGGAAGATATGAATGATAGTGCAGGTAGAGGTAGAGGTCGTGGCGATGCTTTGGGGAAGTCATGGCAGCAAGACGGAGACTGGATGTGTCCAAATACAAG TTGTTCCAATGTGAATTTTGCCTTCCGTGGTGTTTGCAACCGGTGTGGAACAGCTCGTCCTTCTGGTGCTGGTGGAACAGGTGGTGGTGCTGGTCGAGGGAGGGGACGAGGTGGTGGTGTTGATGCTGGGGGACGTGCCCGCCCTGTTGGTGGTCCCACAGGACTCTTTGGTCCCAATGATTGGCCTTGTCCAAT GTGTGGAAACATTAACTGGGCGAAACGCACAAAATGCAATATATGTAACACCAACAAGCCAGGACATAATGAGGGTGGTGTGAG AGGAGGGCGTGCTGGAGGTTACAAAGAACttgatgaagaagaaatagaggaAACAAAGCGACGGCGAAGAGAAGCTGAGGAG GATGATGGAGAAATGTATGATGAATTTGGCAATCTTAAGAAGAAATTTCGTGCTAAAACCCAGCAAGCTGAAGCTGGACAACCGGCTCCTGGATCTGGTCGTGCTGGTTGGGAGGTTGAGGAAATAG ATCGACATGGTGCTGAAAGAACCAAAGACCGGCACAGAGAGCGAGAGAGCAATAGAAACCGGGAAAGAGAAGGCTCTGAAAGAGAGAGACGCAGGAGCAGAAGCAGGGAAAGAGAGAGGGAGCGTGAGAAGGACAGAGGGAGAGTTTCCGACAGAGATTACAGCTATGAAAGAGGCCGTGGGTATGGTCGAGAACGGCACCGTGACTAG
- the LOC122047322 gene encoding transcription initiation factor TFIID subunit 15-like isoform X1 codes for MANYSGRASSNGSVYVCKLPPGTDEAMLAEFFGTIGLLKKDKRTGRPKIWLYRDKATNEPKGDATITYEDPHAAMAAVEWFNNKDFHGSLIEVHIAESKSKEPIDNSYAQQPELGANASMEAEEQEDMNDSAGRGRGRGDALGKSWQQDGDWMCPNTSCSNVNFAFRGVCNRCGTARPSGAGGTGGGAGRGRGRGGGVDAGGRARPVGGPTGLFGPNDWPCPMCGNINWAKRTKCNICNTNKPGHNEGGVRGGRAGGYKELDEEEIEETKRRRREAEEDDGEMYDEFGNLKKKFRAKTQQAEAGQPAPGSGRAGWEVEEIADRHGAERTKDRHRERESNRNREREGSERERRRSRSREREREREKDRGRVSDRDYSYERGRGYGRERHRD; via the exons ATGGCAAATTACTCAGGAAGAGCGTCTTCTAATGGCTCAGTCTATGTATGCAAATTGCCACCTGGAACTGATGAGGCTATGCTGGCTGAGTTTTTTGGCACTATAGGGTTGCTAAAG AAGGATAAAAGGACTGGTAGGCCAAAAATTTGGTTGTACCGGGACAAAGCTACCAATGAGCCTAAAGGTGATGCAACAATTACATATGAGGACCCACATGCAGCTATGGCTGCTGTTGAATGGTTCAACAACAAGGACTTTCATGGATCCCTTATTGAGGTACACATTGCCGAATCGAAATCCAAGGAGCCAATTGATAATTCCTATGCTCAACAACCTGAACTTGGAGCAAATGCGAGCATGGAAGCTGAGGAGCAGGAAGATATGAATGATAGTGCAGGTAGAGGTAGAGGTCGTGGCGATGCTTTGGGGAAGTCATGGCAGCAAGACGGAGACTGGATGTGTCCAAATACAAG TTGTTCCAATGTGAATTTTGCCTTCCGTGGTGTTTGCAACCGGTGTGGAACAGCTCGTCCTTCTGGTGCTGGTGGAACAGGTGGTGGTGCTGGTCGAGGGAGGGGACGAGGTGGTGGTGTTGATGCTGGGGGACGTGCCCGCCCTGTTGGTGGTCCCACAGGACTCTTTGGTCCCAATGATTGGCCTTGTCCAAT GTGTGGAAACATTAACTGGGCGAAACGCACAAAATGCAATATATGTAACACCAACAAGCCAGGACATAATGAGGGTGGTGTGAG AGGAGGGCGTGCTGGAGGTTACAAAGAACttgatgaagaagaaatagaggaAACAAAGCGACGGCGAAGAGAAGCTGAGGAG GATGATGGAGAAATGTATGATGAATTTGGCAATCTTAAGAAGAAATTTCGTGCTAAAACCCAGCAAGCTGAAGCTGGACAACCGGCTCCTGGATCTGGTCGTGCTGGTTGGGAGGTTGAGGAAATAG CAGATCGACATGGTGCTGAAAGAACCAAAGACCGGCACAGAGAGCGAGAGAGCAATAGAAACCGGGAAAGAGAAGGCTCTGAAAGAGAGAGACGCAGGAGCAGAAGCAGGGAAAGAGAGAGGGAGCGTGAGAAGGACAGAGGGAGAGTTTCCGACAGAGATTACAGCTATGAAAGAGGCCGTGGGTATGGTCGAGAACGGCACCGTGACTAG
- the LOC122047322 gene encoding transcription initiation factor TFIID subunit 15-like isoform X3 has translation MGFNQKDKRTGRPKIWLYRDKATNEPKGDATITYEDPHAAMAAVEWFNNKDFHGSLIEVHIAESKSKEPIDNSYAQQPELGANASMEAEEQEDMNDSAGRGRGRGDALGKSWQQDGDWMCPNTSCSNVNFAFRGVCNRCGTARPSGAGGTGGGAGRGRGRGGGVDAGGRARPVGGPTGLFGPNDWPCPMCGNINWAKRTKCNICNTNKPGHNEGGVRGGRAGGYKELDEEEIEETKRRRREAEEDDGEMYDEFGNLKKKFRAKTQQAEAGQPAPGSGRAGWEVEEIADRHGAERTKDRHRERESNRNREREGSERERRRSRSREREREREKDRGRVSDRDYSYERGRGYGRERHRD, from the exons ATGGGGTTTAACCAG AAGGATAAAAGGACTGGTAGGCCAAAAATTTGGTTGTACCGGGACAAAGCTACCAATGAGCCTAAAGGTGATGCAACAATTACATATGAGGACCCACATGCAGCTATGGCTGCTGTTGAATGGTTCAACAACAAGGACTTTCATGGATCCCTTATTGAGGTACACATTGCCGAATCGAAATCCAAGGAGCCAATTGATAATTCCTATGCTCAACAACCTGAACTTGGAGCAAATGCGAGCATGGAAGCTGAGGAGCAGGAAGATATGAATGATAGTGCAGGTAGAGGTAGAGGTCGTGGCGATGCTTTGGGGAAGTCATGGCAGCAAGACGGAGACTGGATGTGTCCAAATACAAG TTGTTCCAATGTGAATTTTGCCTTCCGTGGTGTTTGCAACCGGTGTGGAACAGCTCGTCCTTCTGGTGCTGGTGGAACAGGTGGTGGTGCTGGTCGAGGGAGGGGACGAGGTGGTGGTGTTGATGCTGGGGGACGTGCCCGCCCTGTTGGTGGTCCCACAGGACTCTTTGGTCCCAATGATTGGCCTTGTCCAAT GTGTGGAAACATTAACTGGGCGAAACGCACAAAATGCAATATATGTAACACCAACAAGCCAGGACATAATGAGGGTGGTGTGAG AGGAGGGCGTGCTGGAGGTTACAAAGAACttgatgaagaagaaatagaggaAACAAAGCGACGGCGAAGAGAAGCTGAGGAG GATGATGGAGAAATGTATGATGAATTTGGCAATCTTAAGAAGAAATTTCGTGCTAAAACCCAGCAAGCTGAAGCTGGACAACCGGCTCCTGGATCTGGTCGTGCTGGTTGGGAGGTTGAGGAAATAG CAGATCGACATGGTGCTGAAAGAACCAAAGACCGGCACAGAGAGCGAGAGAGCAATAGAAACCGGGAAAGAGAAGGCTCTGAAAGAGAGAGACGCAGGAGCAGAAGCAGGGAAAGAGAGAGGGAGCGTGAGAAGGACAGAGGGAGAGTTTCCGACAGAGATTACAGCTATGAAAGAGGCCGTGGGTATGGTCGAGAACGGCACCGTGACTAG